The genomic segment AAGCCCGTTTGCCCTGCTGCTCGGCAGCTGGGGTCTGAAGGGTGTGGGCAGCCTGTACAGCCTGCTGATATTCCTGGTCCCGGTCCTGCTTTTGTATTTTGCGTGGCAAGTGTGGCGGGAGAAGAACAGCCGGCAGCTGCACCTGGCTGTAAGCGCCGTGTTTTGTCTTGCGCTGATGGCGATGCAGTACCGGATGCAGTATTTCGGGTCGTGGGCAATGATACTCGGGCCGTTGTATCTGCTTGCCGCAGTAACGCAAAAGAAACAATGGCCCGGCGCGGCCGTAGCCGGTGCTGCCGCCGTCGCATACCTGTTCGCCTATATACCGGTACTGCAGACGCAACGCCTCGCTGAATTTGTCCCGGCAAACGATGTGGATTACCAGCACATAGCACCGGTATTTCCTGTGCTTGACCAGCTGTGCAGCCAGCAGCCCGGGAATGTGCTGGCCTCCATGAATGATGGTCATTACATTCGCTACCACACGTCGTGCCGGGTGATCGCAAATAACCTGCTGTTAACGCCGCAGCATTTCCAGAAGGTGGCAGAGGTAAAAAGGTTGCTGTCGTTGACGCCACAGCAGTTCGCCGATACCGAGCACCATGCAGACTATGTCCTGGTGCGTCTGAGTCGCTTGCCGGATGTGTTACAGGCATTGGCTGCCGGCGTTTCGTTTGAACGCATTGCCGCGGCCAGCCCGACATTGGTCGAGCACCTGATCATGGCAGACCAGCACCCGGGCCTGGAGCTGCTGGCGCAGGCAGTCACCGATGGCGCACCGTCAGTGCCGTATCTTCGTATCTATCGCGTCACGCCCGTGGGATCGCCGGCTACGGCAGGCGGCCAGCGATGAGTGACGTGCCGGCAGCTAACGAGGTCTATCCTGGCGTCGAGAATCTCGAGGCAATGCGTCATGCCCGCCGCTACAACAACTTTCTGATCGACCTGATCTGCCATTACACGAGCGGATCCCGGTTGATGGATTTCGGTGCCGGTGCCGGCACGTTTGCAGCTAGTCTGAAAGAACGCGGTCGCAATGTGGTTTGCATCGAACCGGCTGCAGCCTTGCGAGAGCGACTGGCAGCGGACGGGCTGGAGGCGCATCAATCCACAACCGGTCTGTCACCGGATTCGGTCGATAGCGTTTATACGCTCAATGTGCTCGAGCATATTGGTGATGATCTCGGCGCAGTCAAGGAAATGACCAGGTGCCTGCGACCTGGCGGCCGCCTGCTGATCTATGTGCCAGCGTTTCAGCTGCTGTTCGGCGCAATGGACAGGCGTGTCGGCCATCTGCGCCGCTACCGCCGGCGCGCGCTGGTGCGAATAGTGCGCCAGGCCGGACTGAAAGTTGAGACGGCCCGGTATGCGGACAGCCTGGGATTTCTTGCTGCCCTGGCTTACCGGTTTATCGGTGACGACAGCGGCGTTATCAGTCCGCGTTCGGTGCGGGTTTACGACCGCTTCCTGTTTCCTGTGAGCCGGCTGGTCGATCAGCTGACGCTGGGCAGCTTCGGCAAGAACGTGCTGGTTGTTGCCAGCAAACCGGATGTGACGTAAGTGACCGGCCACGCTGCAGTTACCGTGTTTCTGCGGTATCTTTAGTGGTATGGAAGGGCTGTTGCTGGCACTGAAAAAACGCGGGCTCGACATCCTGTTTATCGGGCTGCCGGCCGCCGCCGCTGTCGCCTGCTGGATTTACGGGCTGCCGGCCTGGATGCTCTTCATTTGCCTGATTGCCGTGTTCTTCGGCGTCCTCTCACTGCTTGGCGATCTGGGGGTCTTTGGCGGCCGAGACGACGACTGATCTTGCAGCACGTCGCCGGTTTTTTTGCCAGGCCCCGCGAATTCACGTTAGTCTTTGCCTAAATGGGGGCGAGGCCCCCAAAATATAATTATGTCAACTTGATATAAGTTAAAGATATACGTATATTTGCAACTGTGAGGAGGGCACGGAATGGCCCAAGGTCTCCGACGGATGATCGAAGCGTTACGGGCCGCAGCCGAGCCGACCCGGCTCAGGTTGCTCGCTATCTGTGCCGAAGGTGAACTCACTGTCAGCGAGATCACCCATATCGTCGGTCAAAGCCAGCCGCGCGTTTCGCGGCACCTCAAGTTGTTGTGTAACGCAGGTCTGCTCATCCGGTTTCGCGAGGGTCATTACGTTTTGTATCGCGTTCCTGCCAAAGGCGAGGGTGCAACCCTGGTGCAGCAGCTGCTTAGCCTGCTGCCGGACGAAGACGAACAGCTGCAACTCGACAACGGCCGAATGGAAAAAATCAAGTCCGAGCGGGCACGCCGGGCGGCTGACTACCTGCGTTTCAATTCCGAGGACTGGTCCCGGTTGCGCGAGGCCAACGTCGCGGATTCCGAAATTAATCACATCATTGTCGAGCTGCTGGACCGAAATAATATTGGCGACCTGCTCGACGTTGGGACCGGAACGGGGCGCATGCTGAAGTTGCTGGGCGGTCATGCTGAAAGTGCAGTCGGAATCGACCTGTCACCGGAAATGCTGGCGGTCGCGCGCAGCAACCTGCACGCAGCCGGCCTGAACAAGATCATGGTGCGTCGCGGCGATATGTACGGGCTGCCGTTCCCCGATAACTCCTTTAATACCGTGACCGTTGATCACGTGTTGTACCTGGCGGACGATCCGCCAAAAGCCGTGCGCGAAGCAGCGCGCGTGTTGCGTTCGGATGGCCAGCTGCTGGTGGTCGATTTTTCCCGTAATGGTGGCGGTGGTCACGACATACCCGGGGTCAGTGACGACAGCCTGCAGCAATGGTTCGAGGCGGCCGGTTTACACTGTGCCGACCTGCGTCATCTCGACGGCAGTTCGCTCAAGGTCGTACTCTCGGTGGCTGTAATGCAGCAACGCCGTGGCACAGCTGTTGCCTGAGTAACCTGATGACTGACCAGCGCGACTTACGTGTATCGTTCGAGTTCTTCCCGCCAAAAAGCGAGAAGATGGAGCAGACTTTATGGCGCTCGGTGCAAAACCTCGAACCGCTGGGGCCATCATTTGTATCGGTAACTTATGGCGCCGATGGCTCAACCCGCGATCGCACTCACAACGTCGT from the Gammaproteobacteria bacterium genome contains:
- a CDS encoding metalloregulator ArsR/SmtB family transcription factor, producing the protein MAQGLRRMIEALRAAAEPTRLRLLAICAEGELTVSEITHIVGQSQPRVSRHLKLLCNAGLLIRFREGHYVLYRVPAKGEGATLVQQLLSLLPDEDEQLQLDNGRMEKIKSERARRAADYLRFNSEDWSRLREANVADSEINHIIVELLDRNNIGDLLDVGTGTGRMLKLLGGHAESAVGIDLSPEMLAVARSNLHAAGLNKIMVRRGDMYGLPFPDNSFNTVTVDHVLYLADDPPKAVREAARVLRSDGQLLVVDFSRNGGGGHDIPGVSDDSLQQWFEAAGLHCADLRHLDGSSLKVVLSVAVMQQRRGTAVA
- a CDS encoding class I SAM-dependent methyltransferase, which codes for MSDVPAANEVYPGVENLEAMRHARRYNNFLIDLICHYTSGSRLMDFGAGAGTFAASLKERGRNVVCIEPAAALRERLAADGLEAHQSTTGLSPDSVDSVYTLNVLEHIGDDLGAVKEMTRCLRPGGRLLIYVPAFQLLFGAMDRRVGHLRRYRRRALVRIVRQAGLKVETARYADSLGFLAALAYRFIGDDSGVISPRSVRVYDRFLFPVSRLVDQLTLGSFGKNVLVVASKPDVT